The proteins below are encoded in one region of Kogia breviceps isolate mKogBre1 chromosome 8, mKogBre1 haplotype 1, whole genome shotgun sequence:
- the CDC26 gene encoding anaphase-promoting complex subunit CDC26 isoform X2: MLRRKPTRLELKLDDIEEFESIRKDLETRKKQKEDVDVVGGSDGEGAIGLGSDPKGREQMINDRIGYKPQPKPNNRSSQFGSFEF, from the exons ATGCTGAGACGAAAACCAACCCGTCTGGAGCTGAAGCTTGATGACATTGAGGAGTTTGAAAGCATTCGGAAGGACCTGGAG ACCCgtaagaaacaaaaggaagatgTTGATGTTGTAGGAGGCAGTGATGGAGAAGGTGCCATTGGGCTCGGCAGTGACCCCAAGGGCAGGGAACAAATGATTAATGATCGAATTGGTTATAAACCCCAACCCAAGCCCAACAATCGTTCATCTCAATTTGGAAGTTTTGAATTTTAG
- the SLC31A1 gene encoding high affinity copper uptake protein 1: MGHFHHVGMSMGLSSGDDNSTMAPSHHHPTSSASHSHDHMMMMPMTFYFGFKKVELLFSGLVINTAGEMAGAFVAVFLLAMFYEGLKIAREGLLRKSQVSIRYNSMPVPGPNGTILMETHKTVGQQMLSFPHLLQTVLHIIQVVISYFLMLIFMTYNGYLCIAIAAGAGMGYFLFSWKKAVVVDITEHCH, from the exons ATGGGCCATTTCCACCACGTGGGGATGAGCATGGGGCTGAGCAGTGGGGACGACAACAGTACCATGGCACCTTCTCACCATCACCCGACCTCTTCAGCCTCCCACTCCCATGATcacatgatgatgatg CCTATGACCTTCTACTTTGGCTTTAAGAAAGTGGAACTATTGTTCTCTGGTTTGGTGATCAATACAGCTGGAG AAATGGCTGGAGCTTTTGTGGCAGTGTTTTTACTAGCCATGTTCTACGAAGGACTCAAGATAGCCCGAGAGGGCCTCCTGCGCAAGTCACAAGTCAGCATTCGGTACAATTCCATGCCTGTCCCAGGACCGAATGGAACCATCCTTATGGAGACCCACAAAACTGTTGG GCAACAGATGCTGAGCTTTCCTCACCTTCTGCAAACAGTGCTGCACATCATCCAGGTGGTCATCAGCTACTTCCTCATGCTCATCTTCATGACCTACAATGGGTACCTCTGCATTGCTATAGCGGCAGGGGCTGGCATGGGATACTTTCTCTTCAGCTGGAAGAAGGCAGTGGTAGTGGACATCACAGAACATTGCCATTAA
- the CDC26 gene encoding anaphase-promoting complex subunit CDC26 isoform X1, whose amino-acid sequence MTYPFRTYLDLEDNPVNCVGFIMLRRKPTRLELKLDDIEEFESIRKDLETRKKQKEDVDVVGGSDGEGAIGLGSDPKGREQMINDRIGYKPQPKPNNRSSQFGSFEF is encoded by the exons ATGACCTATCCATTTAGGACCTATTTAGACCTTGAGGATAACCCTGTGAATTG TGTTGGTTTCATTATGCTGAGACGAAAACCAACCCGTCTGGAGCTGAAGCTTGATGACATTGAGGAGTTTGAAAGCATTCGGAAGGACCTGGAG ACCCgtaagaaacaaaaggaagatgTTGATGTTGTAGGAGGCAGTGATGGAGAAGGTGCCATTGGGCTCGGCAGTGACCCCAAGGGCAGGGAACAAATGATTAATGATCGAATTGGTTATAAACCCCAACCCAAGCCCAACAATCGTTCATCTCAATTTGGAAGTTTTGAATTTTAG